The following is a genomic window from Aphis gossypii isolate Hap1 chromosome X, ASM2018417v2, whole genome shotgun sequence.
attatatgaaccTATAGATTTCTGAATAGTTTAGGTATACACTAGAAAAATGCAAAATGTGGAAatagtactataaataattaaaaaaattaaatgttattaatttattgataatagaaTACTGTCAgtaattaataggtaaatttaaagttaaattatagtacTTCTGATGAATAatctatcaataaaataaattatgtttatattaatgtattcacataaaaatgtattaggcaCTTACCTGTGtatgtgattatatttttgtttaaaataagtttttttcaatattatattatgtatgtatacaaataggGAAAAGtaacaataggtacctacttattaaatattatggtaaatttTCTGACctatatttacatttgaatCTAAGCCATAGTTAATACTAGAGTATAACACTATAACCCAAACACATAGCTatttccattttaaaaatgtacagaatagtaaatttgattttggtaatttcaaatacctactttttcaatttttattttttaagatgaaGCCATAGTTGCCATACCCACATGTGTTCCGTCTTACATAAGTATGTGACGTAGCAAGCAGATTATGTTTAACTccgttagttaaaaattatgaatcgacctattatagtaggtattatgtgTCTTGATAGTAAGAGcggtataagaataatatctCCGTTTGTATGTTGGTTTTTATGATTACCTACTCAGTTTTCAAGTAAGTTATcgttatgtgtatattatacagcgtaaggcttataaaaatgatcataactcttttaaaaactaacatctaaaattattaacacagataatgttcttaccaTCAAATTTCATAATAGGTCGAATCActccaatttttaaattaatgcagCTAAAAGTGTTCTGCTGAGCataaatttgctatgttatgCACTTGTATAATGGAGACAAGACATGCGGGTGTTGTGTCCACTTATCttaaatttcaatacttaatataatatgctgtacCTATGCATAACATTGAAAATGCAAACAACGTAAAAATTCCatatgaatgtataaataatatttttacctttaagtCTGATAGTAggttaattcatattattatttaagtttttatagagTCACATAATTGAAACTATCGAACACAAATTTGGTTAGTCGTACTTTTGTTAAGACACACAGTCTGAGTCACACCCACACGTGAGTGGTGTCTTAATAAGTTCTCTAAATAatgctttataaaaatttaataataaaaaaaaacaattgaatatattacactCAAATATTACAACATCTAAATCCAAAAATTGAATTCTCATTTTTCATTCTTCGTAGAgtcctataggtatatttatttctttaggTTAATTGATAatctcaaaaaattttgatagaCAATAGCATAGTCACAAAGAACATTATGTTAGTGAAATATTGGAAAGATtgataacaatacaattattgaataagTTGCATTAGGATGTTTATTGTTTGGTGATAGCAAATGAGAATACCAAACTATAGCTACTGCCTGATTATTAGCGCTAGTATTAACATATGTGAACAAGAGTGAACAGTTGTTACATACATCTTCTGTAGCGATTAGGTGTATTttgtaaagaaattaattaaaaatgaaaaatacaaacaataaaacttcaaAAGATAGttcattttatatgtaatttaataaaatattcaattattttaattattaatcttttaaaaattagtttaacaatgatttattCTTACTTATTAGGAAATTTAACGacaatttaactaataaataacagatgatattttaataaacataagaagaaacaaaattgatttgaaaataaaaatttatttagaatttgcactttaataaaatgtaaaaaaaaaaaaatacattaaaaatattaatcaatattttccatctttattataaaatgttataattacgCAAAAAGACATTAccattcatattattgttttttcttgGCTTTTCAAGTAGATAACAAAGTTTCTATTTCACAGTTCAAGTTTAGTCAttgatttaacaaaaatatgaaaactgtTACAGAAGTCAATGTAATtacttattgagtaaaaagttatttgagttgttttttaagcaatttaaaatcatcataaaaaattaataataaaaaaaatatttaactatgaaTCACAATTTAAGATAGTATAAACAACCATTAACCTTTACACAGGTAATCAGGTAGTCAAATTAAATCACCAAAACAGATAGTTGGTTGACTATAGCTGCTTGTAACATGGTGCGAGTGCATAAATTAAGCaatttaagtacaaaaaaaaaatttgtataattcaaCATAATTTTGGTAAGGATATTCAATGCTTTAATGACAAGTACATTTTGttctttatcatttttttttcaggattgattctttttaataataatgctataaTCCTAACTAATTGTTCAGAGCTTAAATTAGAACGATTCTTAAACTTAGTTACAAGTTGAGTAGTAGTTATTGGTTTTCGCGATAAATATCGACGAACAGCCTCCTCAGTTATGCCATGAGTATCAGACATAGTAACTGGTGAAAAGTCAACTTTAGCTTTCTTCTGAGAAGGTTCCATgctaaaataaagatttaagtttaatttaagttttaatcaacaataatagttatgcCATATAAAAGGTTAATATTACCTTTGATTAGATGAATCGCCTGACAAACTAATTAGATCACCAACATTGCTCTTCAAGCCATCTAAATTAAATGGTCTTTTTCTGCTTATTGGCTCGCTGTCTATATCTGAACTATCTACAGAACTATCACTATctgaatcttaaaaaaaaaaaaacaacatatatGACAATAAGTAATTTGCCTTTTTGTATAGTTAACAAATTAGACTtgagaaaatgttttattttaaaatttatttaccagaatctttttttgattttttgtcagtgtttttcttttttttcttatttggtGAAGATTGCTTAGGTttgttttcttcttttttggttttatctTCTTCTTCTACATCAGTATTATTTTGCTCAtctttattttcttctttctTTTCTGCGTCTTCGTCTTCATCTTCATCTGATGTCAACAGACTTTTTAATGCCTTTTCTTCTGACACTCCTTGCATTTCTTTAGTAACTTTAGCTTCATCATCTGATACactgtagaaaaaattataaatatttagtttatggtTTACAATGTAAGAATACTGCAAAATAATTACTCGTCTGAAGAATCTGATATATAATCCAGCTCCCTGCCCTCTTCATCGCCATCATCACTTTCTTCAGTTGCTGATTCATCGGATCCTTTTGACTTCTTTTTTGGTTTAGCCTTGACCTTgcttttttctataaaaaataataatttgatgatCATATTTAgatagtaaaaaaagtaactattgttattttacaaaaatgtatcaaaataaattgctattaattgtaaaatgaaaatgtaaagataacatttgttcaatttttatgatttctaaaacattgtaacattttacaaagtaaaactttttcatattaaaaaaaattaattacacaaattaaacatggataaactatacatttttactgaaTTAACACTGCCTTAcgtttttgtttctttttcttttcaattttttcctcGTCTTGTTCTTCTTCTTCAGACTCATCTTCTTCACTTTCCTCCCATTCTTCCATTTCTGATATTTTGAGTTCTAAAATACAATTGACCAAAATATATGAACAATAGCAatgaatatatcaaaatagtaGCTTAGTTTCAAACCTTTGCTTTTACGACTTTTTGCTGTTTTTTTCCCTTTAGTTTTGTCATCTTCGTCaatttcttcttcttcttcattTTTAAGTCTCTTTTGTACCATGAgagtaaaatgatttaaaactttattgcgcctatacattatttttatttatataattataatatgtactttaattaattcaaaagtttttaattcaatacctCCCAAACTCTTCTTCTGCTTCTTCAGaagttaatgttttataacgtTGTACTGGTTGAAAGTTATACCACTCTTCTAGTTTGTGTGCAATGATTATACCATCTTCTCCATgagtaaataagtaatatgaaGAATTGTCAGTAATTCCTCCTTCGCGAACACCCCTAAATCTACGATAaccaattatgtattataatattaataataataaaaaaacacacatactTTTTCCCCCCGACTTTCAATGTCCAAGGACTAGATTCTGATACTTTTTTGTTACCTCCATATCTTCTTTTCCTTGCTTCTTGTCTAGCTTCACGACCAAATTCACTTCCAGCCCcaaatctaatataaattaaacataaacatttttaacttcaataataattttttaataattgatatgtataaaaaaaaacccttttAGGTACTTAGGCATATCTTCTTCTGGAATTTTTCCATCTACTTTATTTGTGTCTCTCTCCATTTTGGCATGAGACCACTTGTCAAATTCAATGTTTAAGTTACTATTGAATTTCatcatttgatattttacatcagagctcctataaattaatataaatacaaattgttatatgatattcataagtatttgatattattaatttttttttttatgataataattatctgttATTCATATTAACTACATAATTGCTCATATCAGACAAAGATAATTggattttacacattttatttaatacttatgtacaaaatttgtatacagcagttctaatttaatgtttaatttagagTAAATTGACCGGTTATCAAACTGAGAGATAAGAACATTAACTGCACTCTTTATTGGATTTTcacaatactatattaatttttaaatattaaatcaattctcttaatatttaagttaacaagacaacattttaattacttaattactgAACATACATTTTGGTATGTTATGTACTAATAAGATAAAGAGGGTATGTATGACATGATAAGTTATGATATGTAATATGAAcaagataaaaattgtaaaatgttacattctataaaaactaacaagaaactttttttatataaattgaaatttatcttataactaagttataatcaagtaatataaaatccttaatacaaatactgtttaatttcataacaacactaatagttttatttaaaaatttattgaacttaAGATGCATTGTTGTTTGTTAGTAATCCCAGTATAAGgactttattattgattttatacataacttCTAGAGTATAATTATTGCCAAATTCGTTgggaataaagaaaaaatgctattataggtatatagataaataaaaaatcagttatgttcttcttttttttaagtgtcaaATATACAGTCATTAAAATACAGTAGCCttctaaaatatgatttaaaatgatgAACAGTAACTTATTATTGGAACATTAGGATTGCTATTTAACTACCAAtgaattgtattgatttttaacaagtaaatagaaatacctatgtattggtttatttaattttataaaaagcattaaaattatttattaaaaagtttcaaattaaaatatttttatttttattgttgtgaCAGTGTTAAATGGTttctttacttattttaatttttttttattatacttatgattATCCTTgtgtttattgatatatttacaatttactgtTCATTACTAAGgctatgtttttatacaagtacttatataaaatacaataaaataatttttatatactatctaGGTGATTTATGTTTAGAAAAGATATATTCGTCatccattatttaataattaataatcaatgagtataaaatataggtagagTAAAATTTTGAAAGACAGGCACTgagtagttattaattattttgagccTAAGGACcactaattgaaataaatggacttgacaataattgttaatcaatacatttttaacgtttttgcAATACattgataacaaataaatcttatctaatatatacattatatttaataagtctTAACATCTACATAAATTAGAAGTTACATGATGTTTTTGGGATTGTTGAAATGATTTCTTTAAATAGGATGGTCATACatattgaaacaataattttttaagacaaAATTGAGCAAGTAGGTTAAAGAACACTAACAAATAATAAGCACTGTtacatacacaaaataaataattgtacctGTATACATactcaataaataaacatatatagctatatattacTCACCTGGGTACTCTTAATGAGAATTCTTTAGTATTAATCATGGGTGACACGTAAGGAATACTGCTTCCGCCAACTTTCTATAATTTGTCAAGAATGTTAATTTACAACGAAAAAgtcgaataattattaactacggAACTTACTTGTGAAAAACTCATTGTTTGGCAGTtggatataaaaaattaattatttgattcgtACGTCGAGTTTGTATGAAATTCAGAGTCACAAGCGTAGAGTTGTATCAGACGAGTATACAACACTCAGCTTTGAGTTCAGACTGAATACAcgctaaaaatgttatctgtGAGCTTGCGATAAATCTCATATCTTTGGGTAACGTGATACTGGCTGCAACAGTGGTACCAATATCGCTGTCGCCGCCaaataaataacgattaaTCCACGACTTTAATTGTACGCGAAGTAATTGACatagaaaatactaaaaagaTTACGTTTACGGATTCTGCCTTCTGAGCATGGTTTTTTTGAGTTGTCTCTAGCCATTGTACTACTCAGTATTCAAACGTATCGTCATCTTCTGTATCCGTTTGATTATATACTTCCAAGTCCAATTGTCCAagagatacataatatgaaaaaatataataatacaccatGCACGACGTTCTGTCATCCTGTGCTGGTGAGGAGGCTATTCTTGTGTTCTCAGATCGTAATTATTTAACCATGGATTGtcgagttattattatgtgcccTGCGATAGTGTTGAtagtatcaaaatatcaaataatccATCATGATCTTACATTTAAACGGACATGTTCACGGTCCATGAATAACACGATATAATTTTCGTGGACGATCCGTCTCTACACTCTCCAGTCTCCATCTTGGGTCCGTGTTCTATTCATAATTGTACGATTGCACGCTAATCGACACCGTCATTAATTCATGATccacgaaaaatatttttttttttttattttccatcatTTGACCGAATGACGGTCGGAACAGCCGCGCGATCGGTGCAGCTCCTATCATCTTATCTATAATTCTGATGTCGAGGAGCTGCAGCTGATAACGCGACCCGACGACGTCGTCCCCGCCGCGGCCGACGATGAGTTTTTCATCCGtaagtaacaatatatataggtatatataccatGATAAAAACATTACTTTATCATGGTGATGATGATTTCGGAAATATTTCGTGTATCTTTTATCATCAATCACATTGCTCGTAATATTTTCACCGGTGATGAatgacaataacaataacattacgATTATTGTTCGTCGGTCGTCGTCAATCGCAGTGATAGAACGCGGACGGTATCGTCGCGAAAGTCGCCCGGTGTCCGAGACGATGTTGTGCTCTGTCCGACGGTCGTAGTTGACGGTCTGCCCGGGTCGACGTGACTGAGACGAGAGACGACGCGCGACAGTTGTACGACAAAAATATTGGTGCCATCCGTCGTCCGCGATCGAAAGATCTCCCGGCCGCGATGTGCCGAGCGTTTTCGTCGTCGACGTTCGCGTCTTGTCGCGCCCGGTCGTGATCGACACCGTCGTATTCTGTGTGTTCCGCAGCTGACCGGCCGAGATGTGACAGACGCCTGACCGGTATGAACGCGGCGGCCGACGGTTACGGTTCGTCGTGCATCATGTCCATGAGCTTGGACGGCTGTGGCAAGGAGCAGCTCAAGACGCAGTTCGTCACCAGGGAGGGCGTTTACAAGCTGCTCACGTTGGCCACGTACTCCCGGCCGAACCGCATCGGTTACAACGTGCAGACCAACACGTCCGTGCGCGTGTCGTTTGTCGGCTACTCGTCGTCGGATACCAACGGCAACAACGACCGCATGTGCTTCAACATCGGACGGGAGCTGTACGTTTTCTACTACAAAGGAACGAAAAAGGTGAGCAGCAATTGTGCATATGTCCGTCTCATGCTTACCGGTGATAAGGAGGCTGGTCCACCTTAACTATGacttcaattttgtttttacattactCATTTGCTTGTATAATTTAGTTCATTATGGTTGGAAAAAGCTCAACATTTAGATACTTACTTCTTAATTTCAACTCAGATTTAAGTCTGCTTAAACaatcatataggtacaactTTACGAGTGTAGGCACACCACAatgtaattctaataaaataatataattaaaaaatgtaatataatttgtattattacagGGAGCAGATTTAACTAAACccatagataaaaaattatataaaggaATAAGTCCTACATGTCATGACTTTAATTCAACTGCAATAACTGAAGACTCACTACCATTAATCGTTGGATTTTCAACAGGATTGTTACAGCTAATTGATCCTGTTAG
Proteins encoded in this region:
- the LOC114122502 gene encoding general transcription factor IIF subunit 1 gives rise to the protein MSFSQKVGGSSIPYVSPMINTKEFSLRVPRSSDVKYQMMKFNSNLNIEFDKWSHAKMERDTNKVDGKIPEEDMPKFGAGSEFGREARQEARKRRYGGNKKVSESSPWTLKVGGKKFRGVREGGITDNSSYYLFTHGEDGIIIAHKLEEWYNFQPVQRYKTLTSEEAEEEFGRRNKVLNHFTLMVQKRLKNEEEEEIDEDDKTKGKKTAKSRKSKELKISEMEEWEESEEDESEEEEQDEEKIEKKKKQKQKSKVKAKPKKKSKGSDESATEESDDGDEEGRELDYISDSSDDVSDDEAKVTKEMQGVSEEKALKSLLTSDEDEDEDAEKKEENKDEQNNTDVEEEDKTKKEENKPKQSSPNKKKKKNTDKKSKKDSDSDSDSSVDSSDIDSEPISRKRPFNLDGLKSNVGDLISLSGDSSNQSMEPSQKKAKVDFSPVTMSDTHGITEEAVRRYLSRKPITTTQLVTKFKNRSNLSSEQLVRIIALLLKRINPEKKMIKNKMYLSLKH